A region of Ictalurus furcatus strain D&B chromosome 1, Billie_1.0, whole genome shotgun sequence DNA encodes the following proteins:
- the LOC128615851 gene encoding uncharacterized protein F54H12.2-like, producing MLFSAGLFYKDTAGHMDVTDPADGNRGLTKRAAFTNASNVVELLAPIHSDIFFQEKLMLNGVDIKIRMTRVKDEFCLMRNDAVAYKLNILSASLFVKKVSVSPGVRLGHAQALLSTPAKYPIDRVCVKNFSIPVGSRVCNQENLFLGTLPKSVVLAMVDNDAFTGSYDKNPFAFKNYDLEFLAVYLDGQQHPAKPLQPEYGSGSAVREFYQLALASGKHLKNQPLAIDREDFLHGYTLYAFNLTPDEGCSQHVSLIKSGNIRLEARFRQPLPRTINLIVYAIFDSIIEVSNRRQILVDYY from the coding sequence ATGCTGTTCTCAGCAGggctcttttacaaagacacGGCCGGTCACATGGACGTAACGGACCCCGCTGATGGTAATAGAGGTTTGACCAAACGAGCTGCATTTACCAACGCCAGCAACGTTGTTGAACTACTGGCCCCCATTCACAGTGACatattctttcaagaaaaactaatgCTTAACGGCGTGGACATTAAAATTCGCATGACGAGGGTGaaagatgaattctgtttgatgaggAACGACGCTGTGGCCTATAAACTAAACATCTTGTCAGCTtcactgtttgtgaaaaaagtgtcgGTATCACCAGGTGTGAGATTGGGGCACGCGCAAGCATTGCTCTCGACGCCAGCCAAATACCCCATCgacagggtgtgtgtgaaaaacttcTCAATCCCTGTAGGCTCACGTGTTTGTAATCAAGAAAACTTGTTCTTAGGAACTCTACCAAAATCCGTTGTTCTGGCTATGGTTGATAATGATGCGTTTACAGGCTCGTATGATAAAAATCCGTTCGCCTTTAAAAACTATGACCTAGAATTTTTGGCAGTTTATCTGGACGGCCAACAGCACCCCGCTAAACCTCTGCAGCCTGAATATGGAAGTGGCTCTGCGGTACGCGAATTTTACCAGTTAGCGCTGGCTTCTGGAAAGCATCTTAAAAATCAACCTCTAGCTATTGATAGGGAGGATTTTCTGCATGGGTATACCCTTTATGCGTTTAATCTCACGCCGGACGAAGGCTGCAGTCAACACGTGTCGCTTATCAAGTCTGGGAACATTAGGCTAGAAGCACGTTTTAGACAACCTCTACCCCGAACGATCAACTTAATCGTTTATGCCATATTTGACAGCATCATCGAGGTGTCAAATCGCAGACAGATCCTGGTTGATTACTATTAA